In one window of Sandaracinaceae bacterium DNA:
- a CDS encoding neutral/alkaline non-lysosomal ceramidase N-terminal domain-containing protein — translation MSTKRAFVAGVFVTVVASCLGGGCAPTLVLGAPRTTSTRTGTGGLRAAAATVDVTPPPGLGLFGHGPEARRARGHRGRLRCRALVLEDAQGSRVALVACDLAAISAALHREVAMRVHAATGLGLERIVLSATHTHAGPAHYFADGNYAGGFSSQVTGYDPRVTDRLATRIAGAIVDATARLEPARLSTVEERLVGPSDAERAIGQNRSLEAHCLNTAPMGALATTCDTPLRDPYAEVEGMLSMLVVEALGDGAPHPLAIYASYPVHATSVPNTNDLYHADLFGEAVRTIEAGVGAPGFVAVLANGAEGDVRPDYVTQRFDESLHLGRALGTRVLAAIARRTPVDAPRVAAAFEDLSLSRATGDGARLCAHPELGRASAGGSEEGRTGFYRFPRWREGSRDDSRGGCHGPRAPLPFRNISSNGFPSRAPLSVVAVGPVTIVAIPAEATTTVGIRLRQRVAAARPGPVMLVGLANDYLQYVTTAEEYGLQHYEGASTLYGPGTARVLGAHFAALAQSIATDDPTVSASPLRARVRFRERLSDERRSRGPVVEAVVRHRYEGHVAYSVALRASDAALLLEDGSPIARVEHRRPEGFVPARDALGYALDDLGPHLIVRQQGRRRLRRGHYQITFVVPDQLPAGAYRIVVRSAGVEAASAPFGVGVAP, via the coding sequence ATGAGCACCAAGAGGGCCTTCGTCGCGGGTGTCTTCGTGACGGTCGTCGCGTCGTGCCTCGGAGGAGGGTGCGCGCCGACGCTCGTGCTCGGGGCGCCCAGGACGACGAGCACCCGCACTGGCACGGGGGGTCTGCGCGCCGCCGCGGCCACGGTGGACGTCACCCCGCCCCCGGGCCTGGGGCTCTTCGGCCACGGTCCGGAGGCCCGGCGCGCGCGAGGTCATCGGGGCCGCCTGCGTTGCCGCGCGCTGGTGTTGGAGGACGCGCAGGGGAGCCGGGTGGCGCTGGTCGCGTGTGACCTGGCGGCCATCTCGGCGGCGCTCCACCGCGAGGTCGCGATGCGCGTGCACGCGGCGACGGGTCTCGGGCTCGAGCGCATCGTGCTCTCGGCCACCCACACGCACGCGGGCCCCGCACACTACTTCGCAGACGGAAACTACGCGGGCGGCTTCTCGTCGCAGGTCACCGGCTACGACCCACGGGTCACCGACCGGCTCGCGACCCGCATCGCGGGGGCCATCGTCGACGCGACCGCTCGGCTCGAACCCGCGCGCCTATCCACCGTCGAGGAGCGCCTGGTGGGACCCAGCGACGCGGAGCGCGCCATCGGGCAGAACCGCAGCCTCGAAGCCCACTGCCTCAACACCGCGCCGATGGGCGCGCTGGCCACGACCTGCGACACGCCCCTGCGCGACCCGTACGCCGAGGTCGAGGGCATGCTCTCGATGTTGGTGGTCGAAGCGCTCGGGGACGGCGCCCCTCACCCACTCGCCATCTATGCGAGCTATCCGGTGCACGCGACGAGCGTCCCGAACACCAACGACCTCTACCACGCCGACCTCTTCGGCGAAGCGGTGCGCACGATCGAAGCGGGCGTGGGCGCGCCTGGGTTCGTCGCGGTGCTGGCCAACGGCGCCGAAGGGGACGTGCGGCCGGACTACGTGACGCAGCGCTTCGACGAGTCGCTGCACCTGGGCCGCGCGCTCGGCACGCGCGTGCTCGCGGCCATCGCGCGCAGAACGCCGGTCGACGCGCCGCGTGTCGCCGCAGCGTTCGAGGACCTGAGCCTGTCGCGGGCCACGGGTGACGGCGCGCGCCTGTGCGCACACCCCGAGCTAGGCCGAGCCTCGGCCGGTGGCAGCGAGGAAGGGCGCACGGGCTTCTACCGCTTCCCGCGTTGGCGCGAAGGGTCACGGGACGACTCGCGTGGGGGCTGCCACGGGCCCCGCGCCCCGTTGCCCTTCCGCAACATCAGCAGCAATGGCTTTCCGAGCCGCGCCCCGCTGTCGGTCGTGGCGGTCGGTCCCGTCACCATCGTGGCCATCCCCGCCGAAGCCACGACCACGGTTGGGATTCGCCTTCGTCAGCGTGTGGCGGCGGCGCGCCCCGGCCCGGTGATGCTCGTCGGGCTGGCCAACGACTACCTTCAGTACGTGACCACGGCCGAAGAGTACGGCCTCCAGCACTACGAAGGCGCCTCCACGCTGTACGGTCCGGGCACTGCGCGAGTGCTCGGAGCGCACTTCGCGGCGCTCGCCCAGTCCATCGCGACCGATGACCCGACGGTCAGCGCCTCCCCGCTCCGCGCCCGGGTGAGGTTCCGTGAGCGCCTCAGCGACGAGCGCCGCAGCCGCGGACCCGTGGTGGAAGCCGTCGTGCGTCACCGCTACGAAGGGCACGTCGCCTACAGCGTCGCGCTGCGAGCGTCGGACGCGGCCTTGCTGCTCGAAGACGGGTCGCCCATCGCCCGCGTGGAGCACCGCCGTCCCGAGGGCTTCGTCCCGGCACGCGACGCGCTCGGGTACGCGCTCGACGACCTCGGGCCGCATCTGATCGTGCGTCAGCAGGGCCGACGCCGTCTGCGCCGCGGCCACTACCAGATCACGTTCGTGGTGCCCGATCAGCTACCGGCGGGGGCCTACCGCATCGTGGTGCGCAGCGCTGGCGTGGAGGCAGCTTCGGCTCCGTTCGGCGTGGGCGTGGCGCCGTGA
- a CDS encoding phosphodiester glycosidase family protein encodes MPTPVEPTPRASRAGATVASPTRTVTAGTTALPRALVALSVAAALLTPLLGASPAWADGAGEVDRRRGRPVTHEDVWTQPNPGLRYLRRTTSRPAVIHALVVDLRVPGVRVEATPHADRWSTVSEFADTGPGYAAAINGGFWSSFADPYGLQVGGGEAWPSLEDDGETTLFAVRADGRARITHRTGRTPTNNHYRAAVSGIPTLVRAGQVADSEIDRIGAAYGRHPRTAVGVSRDGHTVFLVVVDGRRGGSRGLNLYELADFMHDIGAHDAMNLDGGGSSAMFLRRAGGVINAPSGGRWEARLGFGSDEEARTTEEGERRVYVRGVEREVMNHLGVVAPAPEPVAAATSSVLDAPVSTPSRTVVLPPRVSRFRFGRLRESLPVTLPLGLATLGALAWLMRRRRRSRARARSPNANESAREEAGAEGALRLTR; translated from the coding sequence ATGCCCACCCCCGTCGAGCCGACCCCACGTGCCTCCCGAGCCGGGGCCACCGTCGCCTCGCCCACGCGCACGGTAACCGCCGGGACCACCGCCCTGCCGCGTGCCCTCGTGGCCCTGTCCGTCGCGGCGGCGCTGCTCACCCCGCTGCTGGGCGCCTCTCCCGCGTGGGCCGACGGAGCGGGCGAAGTGGACCGTCGCCGGGGACGACCCGTGACCCACGAGGACGTGTGGACGCAGCCCAACCCGGGCTTGCGCTACCTGCGGCGCACCACGTCGCGTCCGGCGGTGATCCACGCGCTGGTGGTGGACCTGCGCGTGCCCGGCGTGCGCGTCGAAGCCACGCCTCACGCCGACCGCTGGTCCACCGTGAGCGAGTTCGCCGACACCGGCCCTGGCTACGCAGCCGCGATCAACGGCGGCTTCTGGTCCAGCTTCGCCGACCCGTACGGATTGCAGGTGGGCGGCGGCGAGGCCTGGCCCTCGCTCGAGGACGATGGTGAGACGACCCTCTTCGCCGTGCGGGCCGACGGACGCGCGCGCATCACGCATCGCACGGGCCGCACGCCCACCAACAATCACTACCGCGCGGCGGTGAGCGGCATCCCCACGCTGGTGCGCGCAGGTCAGGTGGCGGACAGTGAGATCGACCGCATCGGCGCGGCCTATGGGCGCCACCCGCGCACCGCCGTCGGTGTCTCGCGCGACGGCCACACGGTGTTCCTGGTGGTGGTGGACGGCCGCCGCGGAGGCAGCCGGGGGCTCAACCTGTACGAGCTCGCCGACTTCATGCACGACATCGGCGCGCACGACGCGATGAACCTCGACGGCGGCGGGTCGAGCGCGATGTTCCTGCGCCGCGCGGGTGGGGTGATCAACGCGCCCAGCGGCGGTCGCTGGGAGGCGCGCCTGGGCTTCGGCAGCGACGAGGAGGCGCGCACCACCGAGGAGGGGGAGCGCCGTGTGTACGTGCGCGGCGTCGAGCGCGAGGTGATGAACCACCTCGGCGTCGTGGCCCCCGCCCCCGAGCCCGTCGCGGCCGCCACCAGCAGCGTGCTGGACGCGCCCGTCAGCACGCCCAGCCGCACGGTGGTCCTGCCGCCGCGCGTCTCCCGCTTCCGTTTCGGGCGCTTGCGCGAGTCGCTGCCCGTCACGCTCCCGCTCGGTCTCGCGACGCTGGGCGCGCTCGCGTGGCTGATGCGTCGTCGTCGGCGCTCACGGGCACGCGCCCGGTCGCCGAACGCCAACGAGAGCGCGCGCGAGGAGGCGGGCGCCGAGGGTGCGTTGCGCCTGACGCGCTGA
- a CDS encoding redoxin domain-containing protein, whose translation MRLTVGQRAPSFSATTWDGKPVTLADFEGQKLWLAFFRYASCPLCNVRVRAIYRRVEELRAAGVAVVAVFQSPGEKVREYVLEGDEPPMPIIADPEMVLYEQYALERSVLGFLAPRNIGSFFESRKLDVGGLSPDGPLDRIPGDFLIGPDGTLVDVFYGSAISDHIPFEQVDAFMAR comes from the coding sequence ATGAGACTCACCGTCGGGCAGCGCGCCCCCTCCTTCTCCGCCACCACCTGGGACGGCAAGCCCGTGACCCTCGCCGACTTCGAGGGCCAGAAGCTGTGGCTGGCCTTCTTCCGCTACGCATCGTGCCCGCTGTGCAACGTGCGCGTGCGCGCCATCTACCGTCGCGTGGAGGAGCTGCGCGCGGCGGGCGTGGCCGTGGTCGCGGTGTTCCAGTCGCCAGGCGAGAAGGTGCGCGAGTACGTGCTCGAGGGCGACGAGCCGCCCATGCCGATCATCGCCGACCCCGAGATGGTGCTCTACGAGCAGTACGCGCTCGAACGCTCCGTGCTGGGCTTCTTGGCGCCGCGCAACATCGGGAGCTTCTTCGAGTCGCGCAAGCTGGACGTGGGCGGACTCTCCCCAGACGGGCCGCTGGACCGCATCCCGGGCGACTTCCTGATCGGGCCGGATGGCACGCTGGTGGACGTCTTCTACGGCTCGGCCATCTCGGACCACATCCCGTTCGAGCAGGTGGACGCCTTCATGGCCCGCTGA
- a CDS encoding CPBP family intramembrane metalloprotease: MPTSQAAKPRSTFVFFTLAFGFTWALQVPGALLAARGRLAPDSPLLGLAMLGILGPAVAALGLTWRDEGRAGLRRLLTPLTRARVSVGWYALALLVPGLGLTGILLLLELAGREGAVSYVPHVGLVVSACVISLGEELGWRGYAQPRLEARYGVFGGAGIVGLLWGLWHIPMFVAAGVPLALWLVLLLLFTGGSLFYSFILRGSGSLLLVVLAHLGAHLNNPFAALPGDALPLVVQSVVYGALGLALCWPQRAMKASTCSNGMWSEMAEP; encoded by the coding sequence ATGCCCACCTCCCAGGCAGCGAAGCCCCGCTCCACGTTCGTCTTCTTCACGCTGGCCTTCGGGTTCACCTGGGCGCTCCAGGTCCCCGGCGCCCTCTTGGCCGCGCGCGGGAGGCTGGCGCCCGACAGTCCGCTGCTGGGCTTGGCCATGCTCGGCATCCTCGGGCCCGCCGTGGCGGCGCTGGGGCTCACATGGCGCGACGAAGGGCGGGCTGGCCTACGCCGGCTGCTCACGCCGCTGACCCGCGCGCGCGTGTCGGTCGGGTGGTACGCGCTTGCGCTGCTGGTGCCCGGCCTGGGCCTCACGGGCATCCTGCTGCTGCTCGAGCTCGCGGGGCGTGAGGGCGCGGTGAGCTACGTGCCTCACGTGGGTCTGGTGGTCTCTGCCTGCGTCATCTCGCTCGGCGAGGAGCTGGGCTGGCGTGGCTATGCCCAGCCGCGCCTCGAAGCGCGCTACGGCGTGTTCGGCGGCGCGGGCATCGTCGGGCTGCTGTGGGGCCTGTGGCACATCCCCATGTTCGTCGCGGCGGGCGTACCCCTCGCGCTGTGGCTGGTGCTGCTGCTGTTGTTCACGGGCGGCAGCCTCTTCTATTCGTTCATCCTGCGGGGCTCGGGCAGCCTGCTGCTGGTGGTCCTGGCGCACCTCGGCGCGCACCTGAACAACCCCTTCGCGGCACTGCCTGGCGACGCGCTGCCCCTGGTGGTGCAGTCTGTCGTGTACGGGGCGCTGGGCTTGGCGCTGTGCTGGCCTCAGCGGGCCATGAAGGCGTCCACCTGCTCGAACGGGATGTGGTCCGAGATGGCCGAGCCGTAG
- a CDS encoding agmatine deiminase family protein, whose protein sequence is MDTLRMPAEWAPHDACWLAFPYLADEWQGHLEDAQSDVAAFACALVAAGERVELLVRTPAIEETARALIGPLSEVRYHQVPYGDCWVRDTGCVFVFEPGAPAGLAARSFVFDSWGGKFDMPGDPEVSGHMAGLAGVPVTAASFVLEGGGIETDGLGTFLVTDCVVDRNAGWTRETAAAELQRTLGAKVVHFVDGLLKNDHTDGHIDTLARFVAPGKVMCMAPAGPEDPNREGLEQVIASLAGKRDARGELLEVVTVPSPGAVIIDDFLTPASYCNFYIANRALLLPAYGVPGDEVARAALAPHFPDHEVVLVPTRGLIVGGGGLHCASQQQPRAPGAEGAPS, encoded by the coding sequence ATGGACACCCTGCGCATGCCCGCCGAGTGGGCCCCGCACGACGCGTGCTGGCTCGCCTTCCCGTACCTGGCCGACGAGTGGCAGGGGCACCTCGAGGACGCCCAGTCCGACGTCGCCGCGTTCGCGTGCGCTCTGGTAGCGGCCGGTGAGCGCGTGGAGCTGCTGGTGCGCACGCCCGCCATCGAGGAGACGGCCCGCGCCCTGATCGGGCCCCTGTCCGAGGTGCGCTATCACCAGGTGCCCTACGGGGACTGCTGGGTGCGCGACACGGGCTGCGTGTTCGTGTTCGAGCCGGGTGCGCCGGCGGGGTTGGCGGCCCGCTCGTTCGTGTTCGACAGCTGGGGGGGCAAGTTCGACATGCCGGGGGACCCCGAGGTGTCGGGCCACATGGCCGGGTTGGCGGGGGTGCCCGTCACCGCCGCGAGCTTCGTGCTGGAGGGGGGCGGCATCGAGACCGACGGGCTCGGCACCTTCCTGGTGACCGACTGCGTGGTGGACCGCAACGCCGGCTGGACACGCGAGACGGCCGCGGCCGAGCTGCAGCGCACGCTGGGCGCGAAGGTCGTGCACTTCGTCGACGGCCTGCTGAAGAACGACCACACGGACGGGCACATCGACACGCTGGCGCGCTTCGTCGCCCCCGGGAAGGTCATGTGCATGGCGCCGGCAGGCCCCGAGGACCCCAACCGCGAGGGGCTCGAGCAGGTCATCGCGTCGCTGGCCGGCAAGCGCGACGCGCGCGGCGAGCTGCTGGAGGTGGTCACGGTGCCGTCGCCGGGTGCGGTGATCATCGATGACTTCCTGACCCCCGCCAGCTACTGCAACTTCTACATCGCCAACCGCGCCCTGCTGCTGCCGGCCTACGGGGTGCCCGGGGACGAGGTGGCGCGCGCCGCGCTGGCCCCGCACTTCCCGGACCACGAGGTGGTGCTGGTCCCCACGAGGGGATTGATCGTGGGGGGTGGGGGGTTGCACTGTGCGTCTCAGCAGCAACCCCGCGCGCCCGGCGCCGAAGGAGCCCCCTCATGA
- the aguB gene encoding N-carbamoylputrescine amidase — MTTDKPENLLRVGVVQCALGRTERSENVDEVSRLIRKLAELGAQVILPPELFEGAYFCQQERPEFFDFAHPMDDHPTVKRMQALAAELEVVIPVSVFERDRQQHYNTIAMVDADGSVLGTYRKSHIPDGPGYEEKFFFRPGNTGMKVWDTRYARVGVGICWDQWFPECARAMALAGAELLLYPTAIGSEPEEPEQDSRDPWRRVMIGHAVANAMPVAAANRVGLEGEQRFFGSSFICDQRGDLCVDMDREEIGVGMAVFDRDELRRYRANWGFFRDRRPELYGALTET; from the coding sequence ATGACCACCGACAAGCCCGAGAACCTGCTACGCGTCGGCGTGGTGCAGTGCGCGCTCGGCCGCACGGAGCGCAGCGAGAACGTCGACGAGGTGTCGCGCTTGATTCGCAAGCTCGCGGAGCTGGGAGCCCAGGTGATCCTCCCGCCGGAGCTCTTCGAGGGCGCCTACTTCTGCCAGCAGGAGCGCCCAGAGTTCTTCGACTTCGCGCACCCGATGGACGACCACCCGACGGTCAAGCGCATGCAGGCGCTGGCCGCCGAGCTCGAGGTGGTCATCCCGGTGAGCGTGTTCGAGCGCGACCGCCAGCAGCACTACAACACCATCGCGATGGTGGACGCCGACGGGAGCGTGCTGGGCACGTATCGCAAGAGTCACATCCCCGACGGGCCAGGCTACGAGGAGAAGTTCTTCTTCCGGCCGGGCAACACGGGCATGAAGGTCTGGGACACGCGCTATGCCCGCGTGGGGGTGGGCATCTGCTGGGACCAGTGGTTCCCCGAGTGCGCGCGCGCCATGGCCCTCGCGGGCGCCGAGCTGCTGCTCTACCCGACGGCCATCGGCAGCGAGCCCGAGGAGCCCGAGCAGGACAGCCGGGACCCCTGGCGCCGCGTGATGATCGGGCACGCCGTGGCCAACGCCATGCCCGTCGCCGCCGCCAACCGCGTGGGGCTCGAGGGCGAGCAGCGCTTCTTCGGGTCGTCCTTCATCTGCGACCAGCGCGGCGACCTGTGCGTGGACATGGACCGCGAGGAGATCGGCGTGGGCATGGCCGTGTTCGACCGCGACGAGCTGCGCCGCTACCGCGCCAACTGGGGCTTCTTCCGCGACCGGCGCCCCGAGCTGTACGGCGCGCTGACCGAGACCTGA
- a CDS encoding type II toxin-antitoxin system VapC family toxin, with product MTARFLLDTSIVSSPLSKQPNASVLRKLEEHGHECAIAAPVWHELTFGCARLPLGKRRSAIEAYLEDVVLASLPVLPYDHAAARWHGVERARLERLGKPTPFVDGQIAAVAHVNQLTLVTLNVKDFTRFKGIEVENWSKRGS from the coding sequence TTGACCGCTCGCTTCCTGCTCGACACCAGCATCGTCTCCTCACCCCTCTCGAAGCAGCCCAACGCCAGCGTGCTCCGAAAACTGGAAGAACACGGTCACGAGTGCGCCATCGCGGCGCCCGTTTGGCACGAGCTGACGTTCGGGTGCGCGCGACTCCCTTTGGGAAAGCGTCGTAGCGCCATCGAGGCCTACCTCGAAGACGTGGTGTTGGCGTCGCTGCCTGTGCTCCCCTACGACCATGCGGCAGCGCGCTGGCACGGTGTCGAGCGCGCGCGGCTCGAGAGGCTGGGGAAGCCCACCCCCTTCGTCGATGGCCAGATCGCGGCGGTGGCCCATGTGAACCAGCTGACGCTCGTGACGCTGAACGTGAAGGACTTCACCCGCTTCAAGGGTATCGAGGTCGAGAACTGGTCCAAGCGTGGCAGCTGA
- a CDS encoding type II toxin-antitoxin system Phd/YefM family antitoxin yields the protein MTKRYSIADARSNLPRIVDQAEAGEAVELTRRGKPVAVLVSVHEFERLRAGRVSFGDALRRFTATHSPQELGSEDDAFAAVRDREPGRKVAF from the coding sequence GTGACCAAGCGGTACTCCATCGCCGATGCGCGCTCCAACTTGCCCCGCATCGTGGACCAGGCGGAGGCTGGTGAGGCGGTCGAGCTGACGCGGCGAGGGAAGCCCGTCGCCGTCCTGGTGTCCGTGCACGAGTTCGAGCGTCTGCGTGCAGGGCGCGTGTCGTTTGGAGATGCCTTGCGGCGCTTCACCGCCACACACTCTCCGCAAGAGCTGGGCTCGGAGGACGACGCGTTCGCCGCGGTTCGCGATCGTGAGCCTGGTCGGAAGGTCGCGTTTTGA
- a CDS encoding PepSY domain-containing protein — protein sequence MRAWESLGGLLAARRKGVYRVHRVLGIVLALWLALLAGTGALLMFRAELDWLTTPALRISPAAAGEREFRPARVLRGVTAYAPEATVLRVDRPETVRSASLVRVSEGAYTTELFVHPRTGAVLGGRSLDGETHSVADTLRQFHVRLLLGAWGRPLVGVLGVLWLVALVTGWWVHGRRRPTRRTRSLRARLHGGLAYTTLPFAILMGLSGAYLGLETVPYLLERVQRAHATSTNAAVPSQTPAVAQAGPPGPHTTALPEAPTVPEERHDRSHGELVRARLSELTNLDAHVRRVSPEAGVTTLFPPLEAGQTWLVALSRTSPLLPPGSVELELGASHSPRLYPPDTLGHVTGALEALHVGSFAAHAGPFAWVLRALWALLGLTPAVVAMAGLYGTYRRLHVRAAKRHPLPLSPLPLRDPT from the coding sequence ATGAGAGCGTGGGAGTCGTTGGGGGGGCTCCTCGCGGCACGCCGCAAGGGGGTGTACCGGGTCCACCGCGTGCTCGGGATCGTCCTCGCGCTGTGGCTCGCGCTGCTGGCGGGGACCGGCGCCTTGCTGATGTTCCGCGCTGAGCTGGACTGGCTGACGACCCCTGCACTCCGCATCTCTCCAGCTGCCGCAGGAGAGCGGGAGTTTCGGCCCGCTAGGGTTCTCCGTGGCGTGACCGCCTACGCGCCCGAGGCCACGGTGCTACGCGTGGACAGGCCCGAGACCGTGCGCTCGGCCAGCTTGGTGCGGGTTTCCGAGGGGGCCTACACCACGGAGCTGTTCGTCCATCCACGCACAGGGGCGGTCCTCGGCGGGCGGAGTCTCGACGGTGAGACACACTCGGTGGCCGATACCCTGCGACAGTTCCACGTGCGCCTGCTGCTGGGCGCGTGGGGTCGACCGTTGGTGGGTGTCTTGGGGGTGCTGTGGCTGGTTGCGCTCGTCACAGGCTGGTGGGTGCACGGGCGGCGTCGCCCCACGCGGCGCACACGCTCGCTGCGTGCTCGACTTCACGGGGGTCTGGCCTACACGACGCTGCCGTTCGCGATCTTGATGGGTCTCTCCGGGGCCTACCTCGGGCTCGAGACCGTCCCGTACCTGCTCGAGCGCGTGCAGCGGGCACACGCGACATCCACGAACGCGGCGGTCCCGAGCCAGACGCCGGCGGTCGCGCAGGCCGGACCACCTGGTCCCCACACCACCGCGCTGCCCGAAGCTCCTACGGTCCCAGAGGAGAGGCACGACAGATCCCACGGGGAGCTCGTCCGAGCGCGCCTGAGCGAGCTCACGAACCTGGACGCGCACGTCCGGCGCGTGTCTCCGGAAGCGGGCGTGACCACGCTGTTCCCGCCGCTCGAGGCCGGGCAGACCTGGCTCGTGGCGCTCAGCCGGACCTCACCCCTCTTGCCGCCGGGGTCCGTCGAGCTCGAGCTGGGAGCATCCCACTCCCCACGGCTCTACCCCCCCGACACGCTAGGCCATGTCACGGGCGCGCTCGAGGCGCTGCACGTGGGCTCGTTCGCTGCCCACGCGGGCCCCTTCGCGTGGGTGCTGCGCGCGCTCTGGGCCCTGCTGGGCCTCACGCCGGCCGTCGTCGCCATGGCCGGCCTCTACGGCACCTACCGCCGTCTCCACGTCCGCGCTGCGAAGCGCCACCCCCTCCCTCTCTCCCCACTACCCCTACGAGACCCCACATGA
- a CDS encoding DUF2079 domain-containing protein yields the protein MRRLVFAAWPPVLVFGAMGYLRFRSVHNQTFDLAFYARMAYGLSRGDLYDPIMGAHVLGLHASPVLVPLGFLGMLFGTVPVLLLAQTLSAGLAAQALAELGMRRLGPWGALAGLVFALHPNVSHVLSYEFHPSTLALAPLVWCLAAVDQRDARKLGWATLAVLACREDLAAVTALTGALAWWLWRPAASLDGHHGQRVALAVALGSLLYLVLWVGVIIPRFAPVGGSVDQHFGHLGGSLVSAVLALFAQPGEVLSHLGQPEKASFLPRVLAPLLLLPLLSPARLLPAAPVLAMLLLSRFPTTSELRTHYLTPALPAVSWAGIHGLARLDAWWGADGERRRAWARRAVGATSVVAYVLGGCGPGALPCRVGSYVDDDATHAARQVLASIPEGASVQAPDALLPHLAERRALHRAAPPERQVDFAVFDVSHRARYVGQGTLLRTAEEPVVRAFMAREDRGVRLYAPPYVLLERGRDPRSGLGPFLDEASGPVARREQDLTACLAVTHGTRLPTGDGVRLHLVAHGPCPSDLALRVGEALPLRRVTLLFEGALSPAVLRAGDRVTTDVTHLSVAPSGTPERASAPSLHVGALRSSGARPEPHDPVAVTVPIVPR from the coding sequence GTGCGTCGCTTGGTGTTTGCCGCGTGGCCCCCCGTGCTGGTGTTCGGCGCGATGGGCTACCTGCGCTTTCGGAGCGTCCACAACCAGACCTTCGACTTGGCGTTCTATGCGCGCATGGCCTACGGGCTCTCGCGCGGGGACCTGTACGACCCCATCATGGGCGCGCACGTGCTGGGGCTGCACGCCTCGCCCGTGCTGGTCCCGCTCGGCTTCCTCGGCATGCTGTTCGGCACGGTTCCGGTGCTGCTGCTGGCGCAGACCCTCAGCGCGGGGCTGGCCGCGCAGGCGTTGGCCGAGCTCGGGATGCGGCGGCTCGGTCCCTGGGGTGCGCTGGCCGGGTTGGTGTTCGCGCTGCATCCCAACGTCAGCCACGTGCTCAGCTACGAGTTCCACCCCAGCACCCTCGCGCTCGCGCCGTTGGTGTGGTGCCTCGCGGCCGTGGACCAGCGAGACGCGCGCAAGCTGGGGTGGGCCACGCTGGCGGTGCTCGCGTGTCGCGAAGACCTGGCCGCCGTCACCGCGTTGACGGGTGCGCTCGCGTGGTGGCTGTGGCGTCCAGCGGCATCCCTCGACGGGCACCACGGACAGCGCGTCGCGTTGGCCGTCGCGCTCGGCTCGCTGCTGTATCTGGTGCTGTGGGTGGGGGTGATCATCCCGCGCTTCGCGCCCGTGGGCGGCTCGGTGGACCAGCACTTCGGACACCTGGGTGGCAGCCTGGTCTCGGCCGTGCTGGCGCTGTTCGCACAACCGGGAGAGGTGCTCTCTCACCTCGGCCAGCCGGAGAAGGCGTCGTTCTTGCCGCGCGTGCTGGCGCCGTTGCTCTTGTTGCCCCTGCTGTCACCAGCGCGCCTCTTGCCCGCTGCTCCCGTGCTCGCCATGCTGCTGCTGAGCCGGTTTCCGACCACCAGCGAGCTGCGCACCCACTACCTCACCCCCGCCTTGCCGGCCGTGTCGTGGGCTGGCATCCACGGGCTCGCGCGGCTGGACGCATGGTGGGGTGCCGATGGGGAGCGACGTCGCGCGTGGGCCCGTCGTGCGGTGGGCGCTACGTCCGTGGTGGCCTACGTGCTCGGCGGCTGTGGGCCCGGCGCGTTGCCTTGTCGGGTGGGCTCCTACGTCGACGACGACGCCACGCACGCGGCGCGCCAGGTGCTCGCCAGCATCCCCGAGGGGGCCTCCGTGCAGGCGCCCGACGCGTTGCTCCCGCACCTGGCCGAGAGGCGAGCGCTGCACCGCGCGGCCCCGCCGGAGCGCCAGGTGGACTTTGCGGTATTCGACGTCTCCCACCGCGCTCGCTATGTCGGCCAAGGCACCCTGCTACGGACGGCGGAGGAGCCCGTGGTGCGGGCGTTCATGGCCCGCGAGGATCGCGGCGTGCGGCTGTACGCTCCGCCGTACGTTCTGCTCGAGCGCGGACGCGACCCTCGGTCCGGGCTCGGGCCCTTCTTGGATGAGGCGAGCGGCCCCGTCGCTCGGCGCGAGCAGGACCTGACGGCGTGCCTCGCAGTCACCCACGGAACGCGCCTGCCCACCGGGGACGGCGTACGGCTGCACCTCGTCGCCCACGGGCCCTGCCCTTCGGACCTGGCGCTGCGCGTGGGCGAGGCGCTGCCGCTACGGCGTGTGACGCTGCTCTTCGAGGGCGCGCTGTCGCCAGCCGTGCTGCGCGCCGGTGACCGGGTCACGACGGACGTCACGCACTTGTCCGTGGCCCCGAGCGGCACGCCAGAGCGAGCCTCAGCGCCGTCCCTCCACGTGGGCGCGCTCCGTTCGAGCGGCGCGCGACCCGAACCTCACGACCCTGTCGCGGTGACGGTGCCCATCGTTCCTCGCTGA